One Salvia splendens isolate huo1 chromosome 1, SspV2, whole genome shotgun sequence genomic window, GAAATCCAAACTACTTTATACCAATAATATAACCACCTACAAAGCAAACCCTAACAAACTCCGCATCTCCACCACGAATCCTCCGAATCTGCATCAATGTTGAGCCTGTGGCGAGCGGCGATGAGCGCCAGCGAGGCAAATGGCGACGGCGTCGAGTTTTGGGGCATGGCAGGTGGCTCACGAAGCAAGGCGAATACATCAAAATGTGGCGGCGCCGGTGGTTCATCCTGAAGCAAGGGAAACTGTTCTGGTTCAAGGAATCGAACGTGACACGCGCCTCCAGCCCCCACGGCATCATCCCCTTGGGTGATCGCCTGACCGTGAAGGGCGCTGAGGATGTGCTCAATCGCCAATTCGCCTTCGAATTGTCCACTCGGAATGTATTTCATCGCGGATACGGACAAGGACAAGGACAAGGAGAAAGAGAATTGGATCAATTCCATCGGGCGATCCATTGTTCAGAACTCGAGGTCGGTTACCGACGACGAGATCCTTGACTATGATAGCCGGAAATAGATTCAATGAACTTGCACCTGTTTTGATTTATGGATATGTTCCGAGATTGGTGCGTGTGATTTGTTTCTTATACATTGCTTTCTCATCAGTATATTTCCATATTATTGTAATACACATATTCAGTTCACACACAATTATCCTATAAAGCTTTAAGTAGAAGAAAGAAACACAATGGACAATGCCTATATGATTGATACTCCCTCTTCCCACTATAACTGGAGCATTTCTAATTcgacacgggattttatgtaatactccctccgtcccgggttAGTCgcacatttgcttttcggcacggagattaaggaataagtgtatagcaaagtcaacaattgcggttgtaggtgataatttttactaaaaatgaaaagagtgcaaataacttgggacgcccagaaaggaaaatagtgcaagtaacacgggacggatggagtattattttgtgagTAAGACGGGGGAAAGTAGACAGAGTGATATTTCTACTGCACGATACCCTTCTTTCTACCAAGGCGACCAGCAACAACGTACTGCACGAGCAAAGGGCACGGCAGATACTTACTATCCCCTAAGCCGGCATGCAGGACTTTCATTATTGACAAGCAAACGCCGAGTCCAATATGATCAGCAAGTTCCAAGGGGATCCATTGGATGGTTTGTTCCCAGCTTCATTCCAGCATCGATGTCCTCCTTCGTTGCCACACCCGTATATAGTGCATAAAAAGCTTCATTTATCATTGGCATCAGAACCCTATTTACAATGAAGCCAGAGAAATCCTGGGAACAAACAACCTTCTTGCCAAACCTGCAAGACAGCCCACTATTCAATGTATATTATACACACAAAAAATAATGTTGAGCAATGAACCTCACTGAATGAAGTGAAAGGCGAGAAGAGAAACATGAATTCATTTCTTGATTTTTACCACTAAGACGATTAATTGACTAGTCAAACAAAAATTTGTTTCTAACTTTCCTTTTACCCAAGCTTTAGAAAATAGATTTAGTACccaacttttttcttttctaacccACCTCTATGCCAACGATTTTGTGGCACTGAATGTATCATCTGATGTACTAGCTCCTCGAATAATCTCAACTAGCTTCATAACAGGTGGAGGATTCATAAAATGCATGCCTATAACCTGCAAATAAAAGTACTTAGTTCGAGCAATTTACACTTGTTGATAAGTGGATAACAAACAGTTAATGCCAATACAAAGGTTATTATACTTAAACCAGTAAAAATGAAGTCAATCTCAAGTTCCTTTTCGCTTCAGTACCTTTTTCCTGTAGGTAATCGACTTAGAAAACCAACTCACAGTTCCTGTAGAACATATAAACTTGTCCAACATGGATAGAGGAATGAATAGAATTGAAcgtataaaaataagaaaattaaaggATATGCTGAAATTGTTCATTTAAAAAATTCCCAATCAAAGCTAAAATAAACATTCCTCTCTAACCCAGTTCCCCTCAAAGATGAAAGGTTAAGAACTAAAATGGTAGCTGAAGGAAATCAAGAAAACTTTCTCAACCGGCATTGACAACACATGGATTGCTATATGAATTTAATGCAAAAACAGTCGGGAACCTGCAACGTGCAGTAATTATCAATCAGAAAATCAAACATTAGTTACATCAAGTGAGCATGATGAGAAAACCTTGGTGAGATTGCCTAGGTTTTCAATTCTTGATGAGATAGATTCGCGCGCTTTTGAGAGAGCCATAGAGTCAGCATCATGAAGCCAGACCTCACAGCCATTCACTGCAGCGAGCTGTGCGATTCCCGAACCCATTAAGCCACATCCCACCACACCAATACACCTGCACATATATCTCATAATAACATAGTGTTACCTAAAATCttacttaaaaaaaacacaGGTGATATATCATATAATAACTAACAACatcaatcaaacaaaataaaatattgacaATTAAGAGAGCAATTTGCAACCACGttactaaataaaaaataaaatcacttTAAACATGATACTAACATTTTAACATCTTCGAGTGGGAGACCTTATTCCTCACTCTGAAAGTCCATTTCATAATGAGTATCAGTATAATACTCAGCGGGGAAACAATATAAGCAGTTATAACCAATTGTCGTATGACTAATTCACTTCATAAGAAAACTAAATCAATTGGCATTATAATTCACCACCGCCGGCCATTGGATTGCCGAAGCAGCCTCGTGGTTGGGGCATGGGGGAGCGCGCCGGGTGGCTCATGAAGCAGGGCGAATACATTAAAACCTGGCGGCGCCGATGGTTCATCCTGAAGCAAGGGAAACTGTTCTGGTTCAAGGAATCAAACGTGACATGCGCCTTACCGTGAAGGGTGCTGAGGACGTGCTCAATCGCCAATTCTCCTTCGAATTGTCCACCCAGGATGAAACCATGTATTTCATCGTGGATACGgacaaggaggaggaggagatcAATTCCATCGGGCGATCCATTGTTCAGAACTTGAGGTCGGTTACCGACGACGAGATCCTTGATTATGATAGCCGGAAATAGATTCAATGAAGTAGCACCTATTTTGATTTATGGATATGTTCCGAGATTGGTCTGTGTAATTTGTTTCTTACAAATTGCTTTCTCACAAGCATATTTACATATTATTGCAAATCACATATTCAGTTCACACACAATAGCAGAAGAAAGGAACACAGTGGACAATGCCTATTATTGATACTACACTTGATCACAACAGTCAACAGAAGGCATAGCTGAGATCCCAAGTGTGTTGCACACAGCCTGAAACGAACTCTTCAGATTTTACTGTAATTGTATACGCCGACACCCTTCTTTCTACCAAGGCGACCGGCATCAACGTACTGCACGAGCAAAGGGCATGGCAGATACTTACTATCCCCTAAGCCGGCATGCAGGACTTTCATTATTGACAAGCAAACATCGAGTCCAATATGATCAGCGAGTTCCAAGGGACCCATTGGATGGTTTGTTCCCAGCTTCATTCCTGCATCGATGTCCTCCTTCGTTGCCACACCAGTATACAGTGCATAAAAAGCTTCATTTATCATTGGCATCAGAACCCGATTTACAATGAAGCCGGAGAAATCCTGGGAACAAACAATCTTCTTGCCAAACCTGCAATCCAGCCCACTATTCAATGTATATTGTACACAGAGAAAAAATAATGTTGAGCATGAACCTCACTGAATGAAGTGAAAGGCGAGAACCTCTCCTACGATTAGTATGTTTGTGCAATGAATGAACATATGGAATATGAATTCATTTCTTGATTTTTACCAGTTACCACTAAGACGATAAGTGACAAATCGAACAATTTTTTTTGTAGCCGAGTTTTAGAAAATAGTTTTAACACCCAACTTTTAAATGTTAAACACCTACAGCATTACCTGCACAGTTACATAAATCATAATAGTACCAACAAAAATCAACCCTACCACCAACCCCTACAAGGGTATAGTTCTAACCAAAGGCCTAATCATATGATTAGCCCTTTATAAATCAACCCTACCACCAACCCCTACAAGGATATAGTACAAACAAATTATACTCACCTTAATGAATCATAATTGCCcttaaatgataatataaaaACTACCTACTTTTCATGCAGAAAGACAAAATTGCCCTtaaatgattttatttattaaaataaactaaattcaCCCAACCCCTGTCACCCCACCCCCATTGTCTTCCTCACCCCAACTCTACGCCCTCTCACCATTTAGCATCCCTGGAATGTGTATTGCAATTCTTTTTTATCTTTATACAAATTGCAAACATTACACGCTAGCACACTATGTTGTACAAGCAGGTAATCTTACAAGCTAGCTCATGCGCTGTGTGAGCGTGTAAACGCGCATTACCTAAAATTGGCCTAATGCATGCCTACACGCTAAAGGGTAAAATGATAAGAGCAGGTATTATTACAGAGTATGTATTTTTAGTTAATTGCTCTCGTTGATAAAGTTGATCGAATTTACCATTTACTTAGCAGTAAACTGCTACATACAAGGCGGTCCTTATATTTTTCCTGCTTAGCTGTTAGCAATACAGTATTATGCCACTAAAGTTCATTGCAACTGGATAATATGATTGTAAAATTTCGCATGCACATGTAGTAAAGCCAAatttttttatccatttttattttctaaccCACCTCTCTGCCAACGATTTTGTGGCATTGAACGTATCATCTGATGTACTAGCTCCTCGAATAATCTCAACTAGCTTCATAACAGGTGGAGGATTCATAAAATGCATGCCTATAACCTGCACACAAAAGTACTTAATTACAGCAATTTACACTTGTTTATAGGTGGACAAAAAAACAATTAATGCAAATACAAAAGCTATTATACATAAACAAGTAAAACTGAAGCCAATCTGAAGTTGAatacgaaaaaagaaaaaaaaactatataatCTAAGAACAATCAAATGTAGGGATAATCACCACTATGAAAAGAATAATCAAAAAGTCATGTCTAGTCTTTCATATATTATATGAAGACTAGAAAAGAACCTTTTGGAGTATTTTCCATACTACTATATGTTATAGCCTTTGCCTCTCAAATCAGTACATTACCAACCAGTGTTACAAAAGTTGTTCTAGTGCGTTGCGTATTTTGCAGCATTAGTTGGTAAAGATGCAGCATCAAATGGGAAATTACTGGTACGCAACTGCCCACACAATTCAAATTATTGCAGAAGGGATgcttaaaaaaacaataatgcTAATTCATAAATAGTATTAATAACAATAAGGCAGCAATCATCAACCACAACTGAACAACTAAATCAATCAAAGTGGTCATATCAAATATTGGATGTGTAACCTGGCTAGGTCGGCTGGTCACAGAAGCTAATCTAGTAATTGAGATTGAGCTGGTGTTTGATGCCAAGATAGAAGAACTTTTAACAATGTTGTCCAATTGAACAAACAACTTCTTTTTCACATCCTCCGACTCCATAATGGCCTCAATTACCATATCTGCAGAGTGAAAATCCTCCAAATTTGATGTACACCTCAAGTTTCTTATTGCTTCAGTACCTTTTTCCTGTAGGTAATCGACTTAGAAAACAAACTCACAGTTCATGTAGAACATATAAACTTGTCCAAAATGGATAGAGGAATGAATAGAATTgaacatataaaactaagaaaatTAAAGGATTCGCTGAAATTGTTTGTTTGAAAAATTCCCAATCAAAGCTAAAATAAAGGTTCCTCTCTAACCAAGTTCCCCTCAAAGATGAAAGGTTAAGAACTAAAATGGTAGCCAGGGAAATCAAGAAAACTTTCTCAACTGGCATTGACACACATGGATTGCTTTATGAATTTAGTGCAAGAACAGTCAGGAACCTGCAATGCGTAGTAATTATGAACCAGAAAATCAAACATTAATTACATCAAGTGAGCATGATGAGAAAACCTTGGTGAGATTGCCTTTGAGGACTAGGTTTTCAATTCTTGATGAGATAGATTCGCGCGCTTTTGAGAGAACCATAGAGTCAGCATCATGAAGCCAGACCTCACAGCCATTCACTGCAGCAAGCTGTGCGATTCCCGAACCCATTTGGCCACATCCCACCACACCAATACACCTGGAGCAGACATACCTCATAATAACATAGTGTTACCTAAAATCTTACTTTACTTAAAAAAACACAGGTGATATAATCATATAATAACTAACAATATCAATTAAACAAAAGATTGATGATTCAGAGAGGAATTCTactaaataaatactccataaaatCACTTAAAACATGATACTAACAGTTTAACATCTTCGAGTGGGAGACCTGGTTGGCTCAACATCTATATCCTTGTAG contains:
- the LOC121744183 gene encoding 3-hydroxybutyryl-CoA dehydrogenase-like; its protein translation is MLSQPGLPLEDVKLCIGVVGCGQMGSGIAQLAAVNGCEVWLHDADSMVLSKARESISSRIENLVLKGNLTKEKGTEAIRNLRCTSNLEDFHSADMVIEAIMESEDVKKKLFVQLDNIVKSSSILASNTSSISITRLASVTSRPSQVIGMHFMNPPPVMKLVEIIRGASTSDDTFNATKSLAERFGKKIVCSQDFSGFIVNRVLMPMINEAFYALYTGVATKEDIDAGMKLGTNHPMGPLELADHIGLDVCLSIMKVLHAGLGDSKYLPCPLLVQYVDAGRLGRKKGVGVYNYSKI